CGATTACTTATTTCGCTGAATCCCTTTGAGAAAATTCCGTGAGTAACGTAAAGAGCGAGTTCTAGTCCATATTCTTTCAAGCTGTCTGCGATACCATTGAATGTTCCTCCGCCGTCGCAGATGTCGTCGACAAGCAAAACCTTTTTTGTTTTGAATTCGGATAACTCGGGAACTTTGAATCCTTTCAGTTTGCCCGTCAGCAAATTGCGTTCCTTGCTGCAGTGCAGTACGTTTTCATAGTTGCTGCTGACTGCTTCGTAACGTTGTCGGGCTCCTTTGTCAGGGAACAGCAGAGTCAGAGGAGCGGGTCCTTCGGCACCACTATCGGTTTCTTCGTCACCACTAGCAGGTCCTTCGTTACCACTAGCAGGTTCTTCGTCACCACGATTGGTTCCTTTGCCACCACTATTGTATTTGCTGAAATCGTCAAAGGCTTGCTGAATGAAGTGATTTGATGGCAGGTCCTGGATGCGCTCGAAGTGCTGCAGACCCTGCGCGGAATGAGCGTCAAGTGTGATTGGAGTTACATTAGCCGAATTGATCAAGCGTGCAAACGTGGCGACACCAAAACAATCGCCGCCGCTAAATCTGCGATCGGCACGTCCATATGGTAGATACGGCAGGATTAGTGATATCGCTCGATCACTATCTTGTCTCAGCGCATCGCAGAGCAATAGTGTTTCAATCACTTGCTCGGAGCAGGTTATGCGCGCAGTGACCGCTACTACGTCTGCCGCCACAATATCCGGCATGAGTTTTTCATGCACTCTCACATGCAGTTCGCCGCCGGGGAATTTGATCAACTCATATTTTTCTTTGTCGCCCAATTCGACTCTATAAATCTGCACGAACGCGACTCCTGATTGTAGAGAAGGAATTGTCGACCAGCAGCTTCCCATCGCTGAAGACCTTTTCAAATGCACATCGATCTAGATCTTCCGGCAATGACTGTTCGCTGACAACATATTTCCCGGATTCTCCTGTTACGACGGGAATGCCTTTGTGCGAGAATTTGCCACCGGTGTCCGTCACAGGCTTTTTGAAGATTGGGATAATCTGTCCGTTCTGTCGTGTTGCAGTCGCCTTCATGGCAAATCCGTATGTGTCGCGTGTCACATATTCGTAGGTATAGGAACCGATGCCGAAGACCATGTTGTATGGACTCAGACCTTTTGCCACTATGCCACTGAGAATCTTGTCTGCTCTTTCGTAGGAGATTGCGTCACCGTAGATGGCGCCACCATTGTTGATTAGTGGTAACGCTGTGCCACCAGAGGTAGTATTAGGTTTTGTTCCCAGAGCTTCAGCGAGAAGCTGGATTACTCCCTTGCGCGCAGGTCCTTCGGCTGTTTCGTTGCCGCAAATGATCAAGTCAGGAACACCACTATCAGGTCTAATCACGACTTTACCGTTTCTTGCCAGGATAGTTTGTTTGAGGCGCGGAATGTAGTCGGTGAGTACTTGCCATAAATCCCAGGTGTCGGAGACGATGGAAACGATGCCAGTCGGATAGATGTCTTCAATTAATCGACGGAATGTCTCAAATTCACCATCCTGACCACCGGCGCACATCACTGAGTGCTCGGTTGCCGGCACCGATCCGCCGCAGCTCAATCCTGCGTCGTAATATTGGTTGGCGGCGAGGATGGCGGGCAATGAATCTGTACCTGAGAAGCAGGTTAAATGTCCCATGCCTGAGAGTATGGCATCCTCTATGCCGCTCATACCGCGCATTGAGAAATCATGTCCCTGCCAGTCTATAAAGGAGAAATCCGTTTCTCCAGACTCTCGTGCATACTTCTCAAACAGTGCGCGAAATCTTTGTGCGGTTGTCGCAGAAGTTGATGGCTTCCATAGATAAGCCGATAACATCGTCTCAAAATAGTTTGGTAACCAGAAAAAGTCCGGATGGGTGTTTGTTAGCACCACCGACGGACTGTTGAGCGGCGTAGAGTTTCCTTCCGGGATGGAATAGATATCGAGAGGTAGATATTGCAGCTTGTGGAGAGCTGCGATATGGTCTGTGCGGGGCTTTTGCAATCCCAGCGTGGCTTGCATCACAGCACTGTAATGCTTAATCACCTCGTCTAAACTCTGTTTGAAAAATTCCTCTTCAAAGGCTTCGATCAATATTTTCTTGATGAAATACTGCAGCCCAAAATGCACGACAGTACGCTGATCTTTGATTCGAGTGGTGCGAGGTGTCCAGTTGGACCAAATTTGGGTGATGCCCGCAGGATATTGGTCGATATGACCAACTTTGTAGAAGTCAATCAAGTAAATGGGTTGCAAGTAATCAGACTCCATCGATGAGTTCGATTATTATCACCGATGTTCGACTAAACGACTATGGTAACCCATTCAATTCCAATCATTCCTGGCCTTGAACAATTAGTTTTAACGACTGGTCCTCGATGTTTCAGCACTGGTTATCGAGATCCGCCCTCTTTACTACACTACCATGGTCTGGGCGGCCAGTCTGCGAAGCACGGGCAGCAGCTGGGCGATCGATTGGTAACGTTCGTTCGTCTCAAGCTGCGTGCAAGACTCGACGAGTTCAGACAGTTCATCTGAAATCGTCGCGTTATGTTCTTTGGGAATGGAAGGCGAAAGTGCCTCAGGCTCCTGTCCGGTCAGCAAGAAAAACATGGTACAGCCAAAAGCATAGATGTCACTATGTGTGGTGGCTTTGCCACGGAACTGCTCTGGTGCAATGAACGAATGCTTGCCGACAAATGTGCCAGTGGCATTACCGATAAATTCGTTTGCGGCACCGAAGTCAACGATAATTACCTGTCCATCATTTCTTAGCACCAGGTTGTCCGGTGTCAGATCTCGATGGATGATAGGCTGTTCGCGCTCGTGTAAGTATTTGAGTGCTGTGGCAATCTGAATCGCCCAGTCGAGGACATTAGCTTCGCTCTGAGGACCGTTCTGTTTGATCATCTGACGCAGGTCAACTCCATTTACATAATCCAGCATCAGATAGTTGCGACCGGCTTCAGTAAAGCAATCGAGAACGTGCACGATATTCGGATTGTTCAATTTCATTAGCAACTGTGCTTCGCGCTCAAACATCTCGCGCGCCTTGTCTTTGATATTTTCCGGTCCACTTTCCGGTATCGTGGCTTCCTTGAGAACTACAAGTTTCTTTCCATCGAGTTGGCACAGATAGATAGCGGATAGACCACCCGATGCTAGATGGCTCATGACTTTAATCGTGCTGTTGCGTAAAACCTTTCCTATCTCAAGCGGAATGTATGAGGTGGGGCAGAATCGGCGACCCAACTCTTCTTCCCACAACTCAGTGTAAGTCTGATCTTCGTTTTTCATGCCGATGCGCATGGTGCTCTGTAACTGATTAAGGCTTTCATCACAGAGTTGCGGCACCCACATCTGAGAGGCTAGCAAGAGCTGTTCAACAAATTCGGGTCCGATATCATTTGTCGCCAGTCGGATCGGTGCTCCTTTTGTGCGTCTCAGAGTTATGAACGATTTGGCGGGATCGTTCGAATTGGCAATTGCTTCAATACGTTGAACGTTTGCCCAGGGCACGTATGAGTTCAGAATCAGACTGCGCCCCAGCAATTTAGGCAGGCGTATGCCTTCTTTGTCAATAATCATAAAATCTTTGGACAATGCGCGTTTAAGCAACACTGATCCGACCGCTACGCAAAGGCAAACTGCGCAGAAGGCAAGATATTCAACTGCTTTGGATGGATGGTTGGTTTGCGCACTGGAGATTGCGCTGATAAGCAGACCAACTCCAAAAAGTGGAGCAACAACACCCCATATCGGAAAAGTGACATTCAGCACGATGTCTGTTATTTGTCGTAATGAGCTATTACATTTAGATCTGACTACGAGTTCAACCATGCTCTACGACCTCTACGACCTTCTCTCTCGGTAACTTTATTGTTGACGCTGTTTCCGGTGCAATTGTTGAAGCATCTTCGGATGCAATCGTGGAAGTTGAAACTTCTTCTGGTGTGATTGTTGAAGCGTCGCGCAGCAAGTCGGCTTCAATCTCTTTGGCAGATTTGTAGCGGTCTTTCAAGTTTAACGAAGTTGCTTGTTTGACTATGTCATTCAATTGTGTTGTTATGTTCGGTTTTAAGTTTTGAGGATTGGACTGCGAAATAGGCTCAGGGTCCTGCCCTGTTAGAAGATAGAACAGAGTAGCTCCGAAGGCGTACAGATCGCTTTGATCCGTTGCTTTGCCTCTGAATTGTTCGGGAGGCAGATACGCGTGTTTGCCGACTATGGTACCGGTTGCCCCGCCCTGGAGTTGCTGGGCAACGTTGAAGTCGATCAATTTCAATTGACCTTTGGAATTTAGTATCAAGTTGTCCGGTGTGAAATCACGATGTATGACCCCGTTTGCGTGCAGAGTTTGCAGTATGTTGCACATTTGAATAGCGAGGTCCTGCGCTTGTTCGCAACTGATCGGTCCATTGTTTTGCACCGAATCTCTCAGACTGCTGCCATCTATGTGTTCGAGCACCAGGTAGGCCCGATGGTCTTCTACAAAATGGTCGAGCAGCTTGACGATGCCTTCACTGTGCAGTGATTGCAGCAAGCGAGATTCTTTCTCAACACTTTCGAGACTTTTGCGACGCAGGCTCTCGTCGCCGAACACCGGGATGATTGTTTCCTTAAGCACGACAGTCGGCATCTGTCTGTGATCATTGCCATCAGATAGATCCTTGCAAAGATAAGCCGTGCCCTGACCTCCGACGCCAATGCTGCGCAGAACTTCGTAGCGGTTATCACAAAGAGTCTGACCTGGTTGAAGCGGCTCCAGCGTTTTTCGCTCAGGAGCCTGCGTAAGAGACTGAAGCCAGATCTCGGTATAGCTGTGTGCAGCATGAGGTCGCATCGCCTGCGACAACTCATAGTCGATCTGACAATCGGGAACCATTTTTTCCATGCGCTTGAGCAGCGATGTTCGGTCGTCATGCGCTAATGCTGATAAGTCGACATCAAAATTCTTG
Above is a genomic segment from Candidatus Melainabacteria bacterium containing:
- a CDS encoding ribose-phosphate pyrophosphokinase, which produces MGSCWSTIPSLQSGVAFVQIYRVELGDKEKYELIKFPGGELHVRVHEKLMPDIVAADVVAVTARITCSEQVIETLLLCDALRQDSDRAISLILPYLPYGRADRRFSGGDCFGVATFARLINSANVTPITLDAHSAQGLQHFERIQDLPSNHFIQQAFDDFSKYNSGGKGTNRGDEEPASGNEGPASGDEETDSGAEGPAPLTLLFPDKGARQRYEAVSSNYENVLHCSKERNLLTGKLKGFKVPELSEFKTKKVLLVDDICDGGGTFNGIADSLKEYGLELALYVTHGIFSKGFSEISNRFKRIYTTDSFARNRASDLPGMEKLTVYPTQDFFLQSLSKLQEFSTAS
- a CDS encoding nicotinate phosphoribosyltransferase, whose amino-acid sequence is MESDYLQPIYLIDFYKVGHIDQYPAGITQIWSNWTPRTTRIKDQRTVVHFGLQYFIKKILIEAFEEEFFKQSLDEVIKHYSAVMQATLGLQKPRTDHIAALHKLQYLPLDIYSIPEGNSTPLNSPSVVLTNTHPDFFWLPNYFETMLSAYLWKPSTSATTAQRFRALFEKYARESGETDFSFIDWQGHDFSMRGMSGIEDAILSGMGHLTCFSGTDSLPAILAANQYYDAGLSCGGSVPATEHSVMCAGGQDGEFETFRRLIEDIYPTGIVSIVSDTWDLWQVLTDYIPRLKQTILARNGKVVIRPDSGVPDLIICGNETAEGPARKGVIQLLAEALGTKPNTTSGGTALPLINNGGAIYGDAISYERADKILSGIVAKGLSPYNMVFGIGSYTYEYVTRDTYGFAMKATATRQNGQIIPIFKKPVTDTGGKFSHKGIPVVTGESGKYVVSEQSLPEDLDRCAFEKVFSDGKLLVDNSFSTIRSRVRADL
- a CDS encoding serine/threonine protein kinase; protein product: MVELVVRSKCNSSLRQITDIVLNVTFPIWGVVAPLFGVGLLISAISSAQTNHPSKAVEYLAFCAVCLCVAVGSVLLKRALSKDFMIIDKEGIRLPKLLGRSLILNSYVPWANVQRIEAIANSNDPAKSFITLRRTKGAPIRLATNDIGPEFVEQLLLASQMWVPQLCDESLNQLQSTMRIGMKNEDQTYTELWEEELGRRFCPTSYIPLEIGKVLRNSTIKVMSHLASGGLSAIYLCQLDGKKLVVLKEATIPESGPENIKDKAREMFEREAQLLMKLNNPNIVHVLDCFTEAGRNYLMLDYVNGVDLRQMIKQNGPQSEANVLDWAIQIATALKYLHEREQPIIHRDLTPDNLVLRNDGQVIIVDFGAANEFIGNATGTFVGKHSFIAPEQFRGKATTHSDIYAFGCTMFFLLTGQEPEALSPSIPKEHNATISDELSELVESCTQLETNERYQSIAQLLPVLRRLAAQTMVV